A DNA window from Primulina tabacum isolate GXHZ01 chromosome 12, ASM2559414v2, whole genome shotgun sequence contains the following coding sequences:
- the LOC142520167 gene encoding uncharacterized protein LOC142520167, translated as MLSSLLSANHRLFFWNPSLYILSLFCFPQFTEQDIDHLQNFPVVPKCRYCGAWRFPHESPTFCCGSGKIQLTSPIIPSRLRDLFTDISCPSAISFRRKIRLYNSLFSFTSFVVRLDKDLASLNHGVYTFRVSGQVFHSLPPLVPSDDGPKYFQLYFWDSDNELRNRISVVGEEAVNESTMALLMDILKVNPYAQLLKRIMQYPSVKNLRLHICKDVSIDHRRYNSPSADQVAAIWVEGNDNANIPYDRDIVVHAYDGHMHMIKPYFGCYDPLQYPLFFPYGDVGWQQHILKSGIDHSPASFGNNLASTSGFPSLPQYVGGESRAIIRGKNDRMVSCREYYCYRIQIRDNDSSILLYGGRLLQQYIVDMYIKLETTRLDYYRRNQTEIRSEMYQGIVDSVVGGETRGSEIGHRIVLPTSFIGGPRDMRKRYLDAIALVKAFGKPDLFLTITCNPEWKEIKENLFDGQVAHDRPDLVSQVFRSKLIDLKDQVLKKCIFGRVAAYVYVIEFQKRGLPHCHMLLILFTDSKISSPEMFDSYVVAEIPDENRFPKLFYLVTRHMMHGPCGLLDKKCPCMINGKCKSHYPRPFSDQSMQGRDGYPIYRRRNDGRIVEVRRRTLNSQWVVPYNPFLLYRYDCHINVEICSGLTAVKYLYKYIYKGHDKIYVNISSHDSGTYIDEIKAYQDARWVSAPEAIWRIYEFDLNEISPPVINLPLHLPNKQCVTF; from the exons ATGCTTTCATCTCTGTTATCTGCAAATCACAG GCTGTTTTTCTGGAATCCTTCCTTGTATATTttatcacttttttgttttccTCAATTTACCGAGCAGGACATCgatcacttgcagaattttccCGTGGTTCCAAAATGTCGCTATTGTGGAGCATGGAGGTTTCCACATGAATCCCCTACATTTTGTTGTGGTTCTGGCAAAATTCAGCTCACTTCCCCTATTATCCCGTCGCGTCTTCGTGATTTATTTACTGATATATCGTGTCCTTCAGCTATTTCGTTTCGCCGAAAAATTCGGTTGTATAATAGTTTgttttcattcacatcattcGTAGTTCGCCTTGATAAAGATCTCGCGTCTCTTAATCATGGAGTGTATACATTTCGTGTATCGGGACAGGTGTTTCATTCTTTGCCACCTCTTGTGCCCAGCGATGATGGTCCTAAATATTTCCAACTTTATTTTTGGGACAGTGACAATGAGCTGCGTAATAGAATATCTGTTGTTGGTGAAGAAGCCGTCAATGAATCTACCATGGCTTTGTTGATGGATATATTAAAAGTGAATCCCTATGCTCAGCTCCTAAAGAGGATTATGCAATATCCTTCTGTAAAGAATCTGAGGTTGCATATTTGCAAAGATGTATCTATCGATCATAGGCGTTATAATAGCCCATCCGCCGATCAGGTTGCTGCTATATGGGTGGAGGGTAATGACAATGCTAATATTCCTTATGACCGAGATATTGTTGTTCACGCATATGATGGACATATGCATATGATAAAACCTTACTTTGGCTGCTATGATCCACTACAATATCCGTTGTTTTTCCCCTATGGTGATGTTGGTTGGCAACAACACATTTTGAAATCTGGAATTGATCATAGTCCTGCTTCTTTTGGCAATAACTTGGCATCTACTTCTGGATTTCCTTCTCTTCCTCAGTATGTTGGCGGTGAAAGCCGAG CGATTATTCGTGGCAAAAACGATCGAATGGTGTCATGCAGGGAGTATTATTGCTATCGGATACAAATCAGAGATAATGATTCATCTATTCTGTTATATGGTGGTAGACTGTTGCAACAATATATTGTTGATATGTACATTAAATTGGAGACAACTCGCCTCGACTACTACAGACGAAATCAAACAGAAATCAGATCAGAGATGTATCAAGGGATAGTCGACAGCGTTGTTGGTGGAGAGACCCGCGGTAGCGAGATTGGTCACCGTATTGTTCTCCCTACATCGTTTATTGGAGGCCCAAGAGATATGCGCAAAAGATATCTTGATGCTATTGCCTTGGTCAAAGCGTTTGGGAAACCAGACTTGTTTCTTACGATTACTTGCAATCCTGAATGGAaagaaattaaagaaaatcTATTTGATGGTCAAGTTGCCCATGATCGGCCGGATCTTGTTTCGCAAGTTTTTCGTTCGAAGTTGATTGATCTAAAAGACCAAGTCCTCAAAAAATGTATATTCGGCCGCGTTGCTGCATATGTTTATGTTATTGAATTCCAGAAACGAGGTCTGCCACATTGCCACATGCTTCTTATCTTATTCACTGATTCCAAGATTAGTTCGCCTGAAATGTTTGATTCATATGTTGTTGCTGAGATTCCGGATGAGAATCGTTTCCCAAAGCTCTTTTATTTGGTGACGAGGCATATGATGCATGGCCCGTGTGGCTTGCTGGACAAAAAATGTCCTTGTATGATAAATGGAAAATGCAAAAGCCATTATCCTCGTCCTTTTTCAGATCAATCAATGCAAGGGAGAGATGGGTATCCAATATACCGAAGAAGAAACGATGGAAGAATTGTTGAAGTCCGCCGTCGCACATTGAATTCACAGTGGGTTGTTCCATATAATCCATTTTTGTTGTATAGGTATGACTGTCATATAAACGTTGAGATTTGTTCCGGACTCACAGCTGTTAAATACCTTTACAAGTATATATATAAAGGTCATGACAAGATATATGTTAATATTTCATCGCACGATTCTGGAACATACATTGACGAGATCAAGGCGTATCAAGATGCTCGGTGGGTCTCGGCTCCAGAGGCGATTTGGAGAATTTACGAGTTTGATTTGAATGAAATATCTCCGCCGGTCATAAATTTACCCCTTCACTTACCTAACAAACAATGTGTTACTTTCTAG
- the LOC142520168 gene encoding uncharacterized protein LOC142520168 translates to MLTEYFVTCCRDVEARKYLYSEFPQHYVWDRKTKAWNERRQRQVIGRVNFANPIEGERYYLRVLLLNIRGPISYDDLLTVGERKCFSFKEAAQCRRLLESDNTNFEFLNEAISFHMPYALRRLFATILVYCEPSDVRSLWDKFYNHLSEDFTRHGTAGDVEVLSETLVSVNSFLESMGKDICMYDLPRITTIPECSALKCSREILDELSISVSSDDLVGPLQLNAGQHMAYDLIMEHLDNNRSGVFFISGPGGTGKTFLYRALLSTVRSRSMIALATATSGVSASILPGGRTAHSRFKIPIELHENSFCAISKQSCLAELLRQAKLIIWDEAPMCKRFAIEAVDRTLQDLVGNNEAFGGKVVVLGGDFMQVLPVIPKATVRETIDGSLIKSYLYQSLQIITLTENMRARSDPQFCEFLLRIGKGVEPVDENGNIRLPSEMLINFSTESPELSEQRLIDYVYSELAVSYSSASYLTERAILATKNTHVDKLNDKIISLFPGVAKTFLSFDDATDDTQNFYPVEFLNSLTPNGLPPHTLMLKKNCPIMLLRNLDPSNVMCNGTRMVCRDFKDNVIQAEIMIGHHAGKMVLIPRIPLSPAENEGYPFQFRRKQFPIRLCFSMTINKSQSQTIPIVGVYLPEPVFSHGQLYVALSRGVSMKFTKVLVKPDAKNGDDGTLTRNVVYKEVLAGLV, encoded by the coding sequence ATGTTGACTGAGTATTTTGTAACATGCTGTCGTGATGTGGAGgcaagaaaatatttgtatTCAGAATTTCCACAGCATTATGTCTGGGATAGAAAAACAAAGGCTTGGAATGAAAGAAGGCAGAGACAAGTTATCGGCCGTGTTAATTTTGCGAATCCAATTGAAGGAGAAAGGTATTATTTGCGTGTATTGTTGCTTAATATTCGTGGGCCAATTTCATATGATGATTTGCTCACAGTTGGTGAGCGAAAGTGTTTTTCCTTCAAGGAAGCAGCACAATGTAGACGATTATTGGAATCTGACAATACTAATTTCGAGTTTTTAAATGAGGCTATAAGCTTTCATATGCCATATGCCTTGCGTCGATTGTTTGCGACAATTTTAGTGTATTGTGAGCCATCTGATGTTAGGAGCTTGTGGGATAAATTTTACAATCATTTATCTGAAGACTTCACAAGACATGGTACCGCTGGTGATGTAGAGGTGTTGAGTGAGACACTTGTATCTGTGAATTCTTTTCTTGAGAGTATGGGCAAGGATATTTGTATGTATGATTTGCCTAGAATCACAACCATACCGGAATGCTCCGCACTGAAATGCTCTAGAGAAATTCTAGACGAATTATCAATTAGTGTTTCATCAGACGATTTGGTTGGGCCCCTGCAACTTAATGCTGGTCAGCATATGGCTTATGATTTGATTATGGAGCATCTAGATAACAATAGGAGTGGTGTATTCTTTATCAGTGGTCCCGGTGGTACTGGGAAAACATTTTTATATCGTGCTCTTCTTTCAACAGTTCGCTCACGGTCCATGATCGCTCTAGCAACAGCAACGTCAGGTGTTTCCGCATCTATTCTACCAGGTGGCCGGACAGCGCATTCGCGGTTTAAAATTCCCATTGAACTACATGAGAATAGCTTTTGTGCTATTTCAAAGCAGAGTTGCTTAGCAGAGTTGTTACGCCAggcaaaacttattatttgggACGAGGCTCCTATGTGTAAAAGATTTGCCATCGAGGCGGTTGATCGTACTTTACAAGATCTTGTTGGGAATAACGAAGCTTTTGGTGGAAAAGTAGTTGTTTTAGGAGGTGATTTCATGCAAGTCTTGCCTGTTATTCCAAAAGCAACTGTTCGAGAAACCATCGATGGGAGCTTGATTAAATCGTACTTGTACCAATCGTTGCAGATAATAACATTGACCGAAAACATGCGTGCAAGGAGTGATCCTCAATTCTGCGAGTTTTTGTTGCGCATAGGTAAAGGTGTTGAACCAGTAGACGAAAATGGGAATATTCGTCTTCCAAGCGAGATGCTGATTAATTTTAGTACCGAATCTCCCGAGTTGTCCGAGCAAAGATTGATTGATTACGTTTATTCAGAACTTGCTGTTAGTTATTCCTCGGCTTCATATTTGACAGAGCGAGCCATTCTTGCAACAAAGAATACTCATGTTGACAAGTTAAACGACAAAATAATTTCATTGTTTCCTGGAGTTGCAAAAACTTTTCTAAGTTTTGATGATGCTACTGACGATACGCAAAATTTTTACCCGGTTGAGTTTTTGAATAGCTTAACACCCAACGGCTTACCTCCTCATACTTTGATGTTGAAAAAAAATTGTCCTATCATGCTCCTTCGAAATCTAGATCCATCTAATGTTATGTGTAATGGCACAAGAATGGTCTGTAGAGACTTCAAAGACAATGTGATACAAGCAGAGATAATGATTGGTCATCATGCCGGAAAGATGGTATTAATACCTCGAATACCTTTGTCTCCGGCCGAGAACGAAGGATATCCATTTCAATTTAGACGAAAGCAATTCCCAATCCGGCTGTGTTTTTCCATGACCATTAACAAGTCTCAAAGCCAAACTATTCCAATTGTTGGTGTATATTTGCCCGAACCTGTTTTCTCACATGGTCAGTTATATGTTGCGCTGTCAAGAGGTGTTTCTATGAAATTTACAAAAGTATTGGTTAAACCAGATGCTAAAAACGGAGATGATGGCACACTAACAAGAAACGTCGTATACAAAGAAGTACTTGCTGGCCTTGTTTGA